A segment of the Marmota flaviventris isolate mMarFla1 chromosome 2, mMarFla1.hap1, whole genome shotgun sequence genome:
TAAGCTGGAGGGCAGCAGGGTCACAGACAAGGTCATATGAAGAACAATGGTCATGGCAAAATAAGAGGCTCCCATTGGGAAGGGGAGACTCCTGGCAGTCCAAACTCCCCAATGCAGAAGTAGAGGGCCCTTTAAATGTTGCCCATTTAATTCTGTGAGGATGGGAGAAAATGGGGGCAGGGCAGATGCTGGTGAATGATCAGAGATGATTTTAAGGCCTCCTGGATGAGAACCAGAGACTTAGACTGCTCCTGGTCTCCATTTcatttaaaggaaattaaatccccagtatcttTCTCATTTAGGGATCccttttaacacacacacacaaaaaaaaacttgactaAGGAATGTAAAAATCTAACTTTGTTGCCAGGCCCTAATGGAGCAGATGGACCCGGGGGGGCCAATGGGCCTTTGGAAAGAACAGGAATGAGGTTAGAGGTGAACACTGGTCCTGCCCAGTTCTTACTCTCTGCCCCATTCTGCTTCAGTTTCCAAGGGTtgggggtggggcctgggaaACAGAGTTCATGCATGAAGCAACCCACCCTCCTTCTCTGAGTCAGGAATTCCTTGAGGGGTTATGGGTCCCCTGGAGTAAACAAGAAATTTGCTACAGTTTTAGGCAcagtttggcttttttttctcatcaatgtACATTTTAATCAAACAGTCTAACAGCCTCATACTCCTTACCCTTGCCCAAGTCCTCTCCCCGCTCTCCCACACCAGCCCAATAAGCATCTCATCTGCCCTAAAGATTGAAAGTCACCAGGCACAAAGGTGATTCAAAGAGGAGGTGACACCTGTGTCTCTCCCACCAGATGCTCAGGACAGCACCAGACCCCCTTGGAGAGTTCAGAGGCCAAGGAGGCCTAAATTAGGAGAGATTACAGGTTGAGTCTCATTGGAAAACACTGTCTCCTGGGTCTCAGTCCCATGCAGAGTCTGTCCCCTTGGACTGTCCTTGTCAGTCAGAGTAACAGAAGGGCAGAAATCCTCAGATGGGGGACTTGTGAATAGAAGGGGAGCCCAAGTCACACTCAAGAGTGAACAAGGCTGCTGGAATGCCCTTTGGTGCGGTTGTGTAGATGCTCTGACTGCAGCTTCCTGACCCCTCTGTGATTCCAGGAGCGAGGGGAGGGGCTCTCAGGATATGCCAACCTGGAAGACAGAGGGCCAGTGCTGCTACCTGCAGCCACAAGACTCCACAACCATGTCCTCATACTGCTTATACACCACGTTGTTGGCAGAGTCAATGAAGAGGATGCTAATGGGACTCAGCCGCGTGGGCACACAGCAGGTGGGTGGTGTGGACTCGGGGTCCATGGAGTTCATCAGAGTCTGGATGACTGCGTGGTTCGTGGGCTCCAGGTGGGAGCGCAAAGGGAATTCGCATAGCCCCTCGCAGTGGAAGGCCTCGTACTCAAGAGGCGCAATGATCCAGTCATCCCAGCCCATGTCCTTGAAGTTGACATGCAGGGCCTTCCGACTGCAGCGGGCCTTGAGGTTCTTGCTGGGTCGCTTGCCCTGGCGAGTGGCCAGCGGAGCCCGCCGTTTCCGCCGCTGGCTGAACAGGTACTCATACACGGTCTTATCATCTTGGCCCGAGCGGGCCTTAATCTCATTAAAGAACAGGTCCCGTTTCTTGGTTCGGCCAAACACCAGGAACAGAGCCTTCTCGTGGACCTGCCGGGCAGCCCGGTCAAAGCCCAGAGCGCGGAGGTCCACAGCCCGGCCCCGTTCCCAGGCCTCCAGCTCCAGACACAGCTGGGCCGAGTTCTTAAAGTTTCGGAAGAGCTTCCAGATGTCGAACACCTCCCAGCCAGATCCATCCAGGCCTGGCACCGAGCGCACATCCAGCAAGGCTGCCGGCTGCCGGCCATTGGGGCAGCTGGACAGCTTCAGCTGGGCAGCCCGCCCGGCACCAGGGGCCACTGGCTTGGCCATGTCTGAGGGCTTCTTCCGCAAGATCCGCAGCTCGGCCCCCAGCAGCCCATCCTTCTCCAGGGCACTAATGTCGAACATGtacctctgcttcctgaccacagGACCTCGGTCATCTAGAGAGAATAGCCAGAAGTCAAGTCCTGCAACCTCACCAAGGGAGCCAGTCACCTCTAGGCCCCAAGGGAGGCCCAAGCTCTTTCCCCTCAGGAGAATTTTCTTTAACCTCTTCCCCACTGTGTCAGAGGCCAACATCAAACCACTGAGAGCCTTTTTAAAATGAGGGAGCTTCCTGCACAGTGGACCAAATCAGGGTGTTTATCTGTGAATGTGGAAATGGATGATTTGGGTAACTGTTTGTGTCAATGATTTATGTATAACAGTCATAAGCCTTACAACTTCCTTCTACTTATCTCTCCTGCCTCGTGATCTAACATGATATCCTATGTCTGAGATAGTGGGGTATACATTAAAATTACCCATTTTTTGAAAAACCTGAAGTTCAGGGAAGTTATGTGGCTTGCTCAAGGTCCCTTGCTAGGAAAAAACAGAATTAGAACTCTAGAATTTTTATATCTCATACTGAGATGCTCCCACTATACCTTAAAGATCTTAGTGTtctcatttttacagatgaggcacaGAGATGAGGAGTGATTTGACTTAGGTCACAGCAAGTTAATGAAAAAGCTGATCTACAACCCAAATTCCTGGCTCCCCAGTCTAATAATTTTGTTGTGTATTTGTCTTCCCCTGCTGGGTGGATGAGGGTgtaacagtgtgtgtgtgtgtgtgtgtgtgtgtgagagagagagagagagagagagagatggggttCATTTGTAAGTATGCAAGGTAATATATGAGTTACAAAGATATGTATGAATATTTTGCAtgaatttctgtgtgtgtgtgtgggggggggtttGGGCATTGAATCCAGAACCCTCTACCACAGggctacatctcagccctttttactttttattttgaggcagggtcttgctaagttgcccaggctggccttgaacttgtaatcctcctgccttggggcctgctggaattacaggcatgtgccaccatgcccacttGGCCTCATGAATATTTGAAGGGCTTGTATGTGAATGTAGGTGTATGATTCCACGTATATACATAAAGTGTGtatacatgtgcacatgtgtgattCAACGTGTGTAAAATAtaaggctgtgtgtgtgagaAGCTCAGCAGTGTCTCTGTGTCAGCATGGCCTCCTTCCTAAATACCAATTTGCCATTGGGGAACATTCATATATTGCTCTAGAAGGTAACTAATTAGGCCTTTAAACtccccatctccccctccccaaGCTCCCTTAGTGCTAGGGGGGGGCCACAAGGACTTATTTTATGAGCCCCCAAGGGGTCACAGCTTTCCCTGGCTGGGCAGGCAGCCAGCCCACCTCCCCCACCTCGGCCAGACCTGCTGCCTCTGTGCctcccccctcctgccccctgtCATTCCCCTACAGGCCAGCTCTAATGAGGAGTCTCTCCTACTCTctgacccctcccccaccctgccagCCAAAGTCCTAAGACTCAGAACCCGAGCATAGGAGCTGTAAGCAACCTTAGCAACGGGCAGTCCACCTCCCTCTTCACActatggagaaactgaggccctgaaAGGGGAAGAGTCTTGTTGAGTTCACACAGCAAGTTGAGAGAAAAAGCTGAGATGGTAATACTAGATTGGCAGAGGGAAACACAGGAGAACAGATATTCTCCTgcgttaataataaaaatatgtttacagGACACAAAATTTTCACATTTGAAGGACTTTCATAAATCACCCAGACTCCCATCTAGATGGacagatggggaaattgaggccCCAAGGGGCGAAGGGGCTGTCCCAGGGTCACATTATGAGTTAAA
Coding sequences within it:
- the Gdf5 gene encoding growth/differentiation factor 5 translates to MRLPKLLTFLLWHLAWLDLEFICTVLGAPDLGQRPTGARPGLAKAEAKERPPLARNIFRPGGHSYGGGATNTRAKADPGQTQAKKDEPKKLPPRSGGSEPKPGPPPQTRQPAARTVTPKGQLPGGKAPPKAGSVPSSFLLKKARESGPPREPKEPFRPPPITPHEYMLSLYRTLSDADRKGGNSSVKLEAGLANTITSFIDKGQDDRGPVVRKQRYMFDISALEKDGLLGAELRILRKKPSDMAKPVAPGAGRAAQLKLSSCPNGRQPAALLDVRSVPGLDGSGWEVFDIWKLFRNFKNSAQLCLELEAWERGRAVDLRALGFDRAARQVHEKALFLVFGRTKKRDLFFNEIKARSGQDDKTVYEYLFSQRRKRRAPLATRQGKRPSKNLKARCSRKALHVNFKDMGWDDWIIAPLEYEAFHCEGLCEFPLRSHLEPTNHAVIQTLMNSMDPESTPPTCCVPTRLSPISILFIDSANNVVYKQYEDMVVESCGCR